AAGGAGTTTTCGAGAAACGCACTTGGCTTTCACGTACCCAAAAGATATGATAAGATTTTACAGGTAGACCACTGTTATTTACAGCCAGACCCTTCTAACAAAATTAGAACGGCCTTGCACGAGCTAGCTCAAAAACACAATATTGACTACTACGAGCAAGTAAAACAAGAAAAAGGAGCTTTAAGAAACCTCATTATTAGAAATGCTTCTTCGGGCGACTTGATGGTTATTGTGCAGTTTGCCTATTGTACCGAAGAACAAATCGACTTGGTCATGAATTTCTTGGCCGAAAATTTCCCAGAAATCACTTCTCTCAATTATATTATCAATACCAAAGGAAACGATACATTTTTTGATTTGGAGGTGGTTAATTTTAAGGGGCTTCCTTATATTACCGAAGAAATGGAGGGCTTAAAGTTTAGGGTTGGGCCAAAATCTTTTTACCAAACCAACTCTAAGCAGGCTTTTGAATTATACAAAATTACGCGTGAATATGCTGGCCTAACTGGCGAAGAATTTGTGTATGACTTGTACACAGGTACTGGTACCATTGCCAACTTTGTAGCTCGACAAGCCAAAAAAGTAATTGGTTTAGAGTATGTAGAAATGGCCGTCGAAGATGCCAAAGTCAATTCCCAAATTAATGGCATTAGCAATACAGAATTTTATGCAGGCGATATGCGTAAGTTGCTCGACAACGAATTTATTAACCAGAAAGGTCGCCCTGATGTAGTAATCACCGACCCTCCTCGTGCAGGTATGGACGAGCCTGTGGTTCAAACGCTACTCAATGCCGAGCCTCATACGATTGTATATGTAAGCTGCAATCCAGCAACTCAAGCTCGTGACTTGGCTTTACTCGACCTCAAATACCAAGTTACAGCGGTACAACCTGTAGATATGTTCCCACAAACCCACCATGTTGAGAATGTGGTAAAATTGGTAAAACGAAACAATTAAGGTTTCTTGATATACCAACATAAGTCATCCCTAATTTAGTGAATGGTGATTATTTTGAATATGATTTTCACCCGTAGAGATGCAATGCTTTGAAATTTAACATGCAAAAGGCGTTCGAAATTAGTTTTTCGAACGCCTTTTGCGTGAATAGCTTCTCAATCCCTATCATTTGAGCAATTGATAAGCCTCTTCAATGTTCACTTGGCTACCTGATGAATATCAACAAACACAAAGAGATAATCTAATCTCTTTTAATATTACCCAAAATTCGGGATGACTCATGTTTATAGCATATATATCTAAAATGGGACATCCTGATTAGGAGGTGTTGCACCAAATGGCATATTGCCATTCGACGGAAGGTTATTCATTTTACTACCTACAGTTCTGGCACCACCTTCAAACGCCGCCAATGAATCGTTGACAGCAGCAAACGATTGTAAATTATCGCTTCCAGCAAAGCCCGAGTAGTCTGTAGCGTCGAGGTCGCAGTATTTGGTATACTTACCGATAAAGCGAAGCTGAACGGTATCTAATGACCCCGCACGGTTTTTAGCAATAATTAATTCCCCTACCCCAGCAATCGAATTTCCATTTTCGTCTTGAGTTATACCGTAATATTCTGGACGATAAATAAACATTACCATATCGGCATCTTGCTCAATAGACCCCGACTCCCTCAAATCGGAAAGTTGTGGTTTTTTGTCTCCTCCACGGGTTTCTACGGCACGGCTCAACTGCGATAGGGCAATCACAGGTACATCTAATTCTTTGGCAAGTTGTTTTAATGAACGTGAAATATTGGCAATTTCTTGTTCACGGTTTCCTCCCCCTTTTCCGCCCGACTCGCCTGACATCAATTGGAGGTAATCAATCACGATCATTTGAATATCGTGCTGAGCCTTCAAACGACGAGCCTTGGCACGAAGTTCCAAGATAGAAAGGGCTGGCGTATCGTCAATAAATATAGGGGCGTTGGTAAGTTTACCAATTTTGGCATGAAGCTGAGCCCATTCGTGAGGGGCAAGATTACCTTTTCTAAGCTTTTCAGATTCGAGTTCGGCCTCAGACGAAATAAGACGATTTACTAACTGTACCGACGACATCTCTAGCGAGAAAATAGCCACAGCTTGTCCAAAATCGACAGCAGCATTACGACAAGCCGACAAAATGAGGGCTGTTTTACCCATACCCGGACGAGCTGCAATAATCACAAGTTCGGTTTTTTGAAAACCCGACGTAATTCTATCTAAAGCACTAAAACCAGTAGGTACACCTGTAAGGCCGTCTTTCTGATTTTTTTTCATTTCTAATTCCAACAACGCCGTTCGCATAATTTGCGACATATCAGCATAGTTTTTACGGATATTAGCCTCCGAAATTCTAAAAAGTTCTTGCTCAACCTTGTCCAACAACTGGAATACATCGGTGGTATCTTCGTAGGCCATTTTCTGGATTTCTGAAGAAACCGTAATCAATTGTCTTTTCAACGAATGTTCCACTACAATCCTAGCATGAAACTCGATATTGGCTGCCGAGTTGACCCTTTGGGTTAATTCGGCCAAATACGACACCCCACCAGCCATTTCCAATTCGCCATTCATTCTTAGCTGATTGGTAACTGTCAATAAGTCGATAGGTTCTGATGCTGCAAATAATTGTGTGATAGCACCATATATTCTTTGGTGAGCCTCTTTATAAAATGAATCTGTTTTTAAAATATCAACAACTGCAGTCAGTGCATCCTTTTCTATCATCAAAGCACCCAGCACCGCCTCCTCCAAGTCGAGGGCCTGAGGAGGGATTTTTCCTAATCCTGTATCCAGCCAACGATTGGTTGCAGAGATTCTTCCCCCAGCAAAATTTGAGGGCTTTTTGAAGGTATTATTTCTATTAGACTGTTCCATTAGTACAATTTTACAAATATTTTCTCAGATTTCCGAAAACAAAAAACGCCTACACCTCCTAATGATTTGATTTACAGCCATTAAAAAAAACTTAGTATTTATGTTGTAAGAATAGAACACAAACTACCGTTATTTTTGTTAGTTTAGTATTCAATATTTTTTATTTCCTAAAAAACCTTTATTCATTCTTAGATTTGACAGAAAAAGTAATCACCTTAGAAGACGTTGAGTTAGTAGGATTTCTCGGCGTGGAGAACAGCAACATCAAAGAAGTTGCTAAAGCCTTTCCTCAAAGTAAAATTATTTCGAGGGGAAACGAAATAACTATTCGTGGGTCAATTCCTGAGATAGTTAAAATTAACGAAATTTTAGATGCTCTTGTTGTTCACTATCAAAAGTATGGTAAAATTACTACCGAACAGGTAAAAACATACGTTACTCTTGATAAAAATCCAACAGAAGAACCCCAAGTTCATTTAAAAGAAGAAGAGGATGTGTTATTGTACGGTACAAAAGGGGTTGTGATTCGGGTAAAATCGCCAAACCAGAAAAAACTGGTAGAAGCCGCCAACAATAACGATATTGTTTTTGCGATTGGCCCCGCTGGTACTGGTAAAACCTACACTGCCGTAGCTTTGGCTGTAAAAGCCCTCAAAAATAAAGAAGTCAAAAAAATCATTATTACTCGCCCAGCCGTAGAAGCAGGTGAAAACTTAGGTTTTTTGCCCGGGGATTTGAAAGAAAAAATTGACCCTTATCTTCGCCCTATTTACGATGCTCTCGACGATATGATTCAGCCCGAAAAGCTTAAATTCTTTATCGAAAACCGTGTCATAGAAATCGCTCCGCTGGCCTATATGCGTGGCCGTACCCTCAACAACGCCTTTATTTTGCTTGACGAAGCCCAAAACACTACGCCAATGCAAATGAAAATGTTTTTGACTCGTATGGGTATCAACTCGAAAGTAATTATCACGGGCGATAAGTCACAAATAGATTTACCAACAAAAGTAAAGTCGGGGTTGGTAGAAGCCAGCAAAATTTTGCAGGGTATCAAAGGTATTTCGTTTATCGAACTCGACGGTAAAGATGTTGTTCGTCACCGCTTGGTACGTGATATTATTATGGCTTACGACAAGGCTGATGCCGAAAAAGCAGAACACAAAACAACAAGCTCTTTTAATCACAGATGAGATTTATCACTTTAACATTCATCTTTTTGGTTACATACACCACATTTGCTCAAAACAAATGTGGTGTTGTTTTATACGATTCTTTGCAAGCTACCAAAATTGCTAATTGGCAAAGCCGTAAATCACAGTTTGAAAGCCAAATAAAGCAATTTTCCCAAACCACCAGCCAACTGAGAATAATGGCTTTTTCTACCATTCGGATTCCTGTTGTGGTGCATATTGTTCATAACAATAGCTCTGGAACTATTGGGGGCAGCAACAATAATAATATTTCGGACGAACAAATTGCGTCTCAAATCGAAGCTCTAAATGACGACTATCGCCGCAAATCGGGTACTGCTGGTTATAATACCAATCCAGTAGGTGCCGATATGCAACTGGAGTTTTACTTGGCCGATTCACTAGCCCAAGGCCAGACAACCAAAGGTATTACTCGCCACTATGTCAACCATCAGAGCTTCGATTTTATTGCAGAGAATACCACTTTGGCTCAAATATCCACTTGGAATCCGCTCAAATACCTAAATATCTATGTAACTCGTTCCAATGGTCGAGCCATTGGCTATTCGGGCTTTCCGTATGATAGCTTCTTGGAAGGGCTCAATCCTAATGCCTCCGACTTGTCTACTCAGCAAATTTTTGATGGGGTTATTATCGACTATCGGTATTTTGGGCGTTGTTGTGGTAATATTTCGCAAGTTTATAACCTTGGCCGAACTACCACACACGAAATAGGCCACTGGCTAGGCTTACTACACCCCAATGGCGATACAAGTTGTGGCAACGATTATTGTGATGATACCCCTACTATCGAAAAGCTCAATTTAGAAACCAATTGTAATCCTCTTACGTCTACCTGCAATGGTATTACGGTAAGCAACCAAATTCAAAATTATATGGACTATTCACCCGATGCCTGTATGAATCTGTTTACCAACGACCAAAAAAATAGAACTCGTGCAGCCTTAGAACTTAGCTACCGACGAAAAAGCCTAATCAACAATGCTATTCACTTACCCGAAAGCAATACCCTTCAGGTAAGTATAGAACCCAACCCTGTTCAAAACAATGCCAATATAAAGGTATTGCTAGAAGGTAGCCAAAATATTACGGTACAAATTTATAATCTGGCGGGGGTACTTGTTTGGGAAGAAACACACAACAACCAAAGTTCAACCTACTTTGTTATCAAAACAACCTATTGGTCCAATGGCCTGTATTTTGTGAAGGTATCAACACCCCAACAAACCGCCACTCAAAAAATGTTGATTAGCCGCTAAAACAGCAGCTAAACCACAGACAATCAGCCAGATTATTGGTTATTCTAGGGTTTGCCTATTACCTTTACCGTTGGTTAATAATTAAATATTTATGTCGTTTTCTCAAAAAAACAGCATTCAGTAAAACATTGTTTTTTTACAATGTGTTATCTGATTAAACAACATAATTTTATGGAAAAAGCAGATAAAATAAAGCAGGCTTATATGGAATACTTTTTGGAAAATGGGACACAGCCTCAATCAGTGTATTCGTTTACCAAAAAACTCAAAATAAAAGAATCTGAATTCTACGATTATTATAATTCTTTTGAATTACTAGAAAGTAGTATTTGGTTGGATTTCTTTAAAGAAACTATTCAAAAAATAGAAGCAGAGCCTGTTTATGCCACTTATAGTGTAAGAGAAAAACTTTTGGCATTTTATTATACATGGATTGAGGTACTAAAACAAAACCGAAGTTATGCTTCTCAAACATGGCGTTTAATCGACAAACGTAAACTCAAAACACCTACGTTTTTGGTTGACCTCAAAAATGCTTTCAAAGAGTATTCACGTGATTTGGTCATGGAAGGCAAAGAAAGCCGTGAAGTACAACCTCGCAAATACTTGGACGAACGTTATCCCGATGCTTTTTGGCTTCAGTTATTGATGGTACTCGACTTTTGGGTAAAAGACAAATCTAAAGGCTTTGAACAAACCGATGCCATGATTGAAAAGGCCGTAAATACCTCATTCGACCTCATGGCCAGTTCTGCTCTTGATTCGGTCCTTGATTTTGCCAAATTTTTATATCAAAATCGCTAAAAATAGTTCGTTGTTTTGCAACGAATATGCTATAATATGAAAGAACAAAATTCGATTCCCACCTCAAAAGTGGCACGAGCTACACAGTTTGTCAAAACAGGTGTTAAAATTGGAGGCAATTATTTGAAACATAATGTTAAAAAAATGATTGACCCAAGTACCACCAAAGAGCAGCTACACCAAGAG
The DNA window shown above is from Flectobacillus major DSM 103 and carries:
- the dnaB gene encoding replicative DNA helicase, coding for MEQSNRNNTFKKPSNFAGGRISATNRWLDTGLGKIPPQALDLEEAVLGALMIEKDALTAVVDILKTDSFYKEAHQRIYGAITQLFAASEPIDLLTVTNQLRMNGELEMAGGVSYLAELTQRVNSAANIEFHARIVVEHSLKRQLITVSSEIQKMAYEDTTDVFQLLDKVEQELFRISEANIRKNYADMSQIMRTALLELEMKKNQKDGLTGVPTGFSALDRITSGFQKTELVIIAARPGMGKTALILSACRNAAVDFGQAVAIFSLEMSSVQLVNRLISSEAELESEKLRKGNLAPHEWAQLHAKIGKLTNAPIFIDDTPALSILELRAKARRLKAQHDIQMIVIDYLQLMSGESGGKGGGNREQEIANISRSLKQLAKELDVPVIALSQLSRAVETRGGDKKPQLSDLRESGSIEQDADMVMFIYRPEYYGITQDENGNSIAGVGELIIAKNRAGSLDTVQLRFIGKYTKYCDLDATDYSGFAGSDNLQSFAAVNDSLAAFEGGARTVGSKMNNLPSNGNMPFGATPPNQDVPF
- the rlmD gene encoding 23S rRNA (uracil(1939)-C(5))-methyltransferase RlmD: MKKKNKENIIFENVLVEDFASEAKCISRIDDKVIFIDGPVAPGDTADLRVTKSKKSFYEATAFNIKPNSTFRTNTICSHFGTCGGCKWQHIDYATQLAFKTKQVTDSLERIAKVDLPPILPILGSSETFYYRNKLEFTFSQNRWLTIEEINSGKEFSRNALGFHVPKRYDKILQVDHCYLQPDPSNKIRTALHELAQKHNIDYYEQVKQEKGALRNLIIRNASSGDLMVIVQFAYCTEEQIDLVMNFLAENFPEITSLNYIINTKGNDTFFDLEVVNFKGLPYITEEMEGLKFRVGPKSFYQTNSKQAFELYKITREYAGLTGEEFVYDLYTGTGTIANFVARQAKKVIGLEYVEMAVEDAKVNSQINGISNTEFYAGDMRKLLDNEFINQKGRPDVVITDPPRAGMDEPVVQTLLNAEPHTIVYVSCNPATQARDLALLDLKYQVTAVQPVDMFPQTHHVENVVKLVKRNN
- a CDS encoding TetR family transcriptional regulator C-terminal domain-containing protein, which encodes MEKADKIKQAYMEYFLENGTQPQSVYSFTKKLKIKESEFYDYYNSFELLESSIWLDFFKETIQKIEAEPVYATYSVREKLLAFYYTWIEVLKQNRSYASQTWRLIDKRKLKTPTFLVDLKNAFKEYSRDLVMEGKESREVQPRKYLDERYPDAFWLQLLMVLDFWVKDKSKGFEQTDAMIEKAVNTSFDLMASSALDSVLDFAKFLYQNR
- a CDS encoding M43 family zinc metalloprotease, which gives rise to MRFITLTFIFLVTYTTFAQNKCGVVLYDSLQATKIANWQSRKSQFESQIKQFSQTTSQLRIMAFSTIRIPVVVHIVHNNSSGTIGGSNNNNISDEQIASQIEALNDDYRRKSGTAGYNTNPVGADMQLEFYLADSLAQGQTTKGITRHYVNHQSFDFIAENTTLAQISTWNPLKYLNIYVTRSNGRAIGYSGFPYDSFLEGLNPNASDLSTQQIFDGVIIDYRYFGRCCGNISQVYNLGRTTTHEIGHWLGLLHPNGDTSCGNDYCDDTPTIEKLNLETNCNPLTSTCNGITVSNQIQNYMDYSPDACMNLFTNDQKNRTRAALELSYRRKSLINNAIHLPESNTLQVSIEPNPVQNNANIKVLLEGSQNITVQIYNLAGVLVWEETHNNQSSTYFVIKTTYWSNGLYFVKVSTPQQTATQKMLISR
- a CDS encoding PhoH family protein, with the translated sequence MTEKVITLEDVELVGFLGVENSNIKEVAKAFPQSKIISRGNEITIRGSIPEIVKINEILDALVVHYQKYGKITTEQVKTYVTLDKNPTEEPQVHLKEEEDVLLYGTKGVVIRVKSPNQKKLVEAANNNDIVFAIGPAGTGKTYTAVALAVKALKNKEVKKIIITRPAVEAGENLGFLPGDLKEKIDPYLRPIYDALDDMIQPEKLKFFIENRVIEIAPLAYMRGRTLNNAFILLDEAQNTTPMQMKMFLTRMGINSKVIITGDKSQIDLPTKVKSGLVEASKILQGIKGISFIELDGKDVVRHRLVRDIIMAYDKADAEKAEHKTTSSFNHR